A stretch of Mus caroli chromosome 5, CAROLI_EIJ_v1.1, whole genome shotgun sequence DNA encodes these proteins:
- the Stx1a gene encoding syntaxin-1A, which yields MKDRTQELRTVEEIRGFIDKIAENVEEVKRKHSAXLASPNPDESIEQSIEQEEGLNRSSADLRIRKTQHSTLSRKFVEVMSEYNATQSDYRERCKGRIQRQLEITGRTTTSEELEDMLESGNPAIFASGIXMDSSISKQALSEIETRHSEIIKLETSIRELHDMFMDMAMLVESQGEMIDRIEYNVEHAVDYVERAVSDTKKAVKYQSKARRKKIMIIICCVILGIIVASTIGGXFG from the exons ATGAAGGACCGAACCCAGGAGCTCCGCACG GTGGAAGAGATCCGGGGCTTTATTGACAAGATTGCCGAAAATGTGGAGGAGGTGAAGCGGAAACACAGCGCCATNCTGGCCTCCCCGAACCCCGATGAGA gcaTTGAGCAGAGCATCGAGCAGGAGGAAGGTCTGAACCGCTCATCAGCGGACCTGAGGATCCGGAAGACGCAG CACTCCACGCTGTCCCGAAAGTTTGTGGAGGTCATGTCCGAGTACAACGCCACTCAGTCAGACTACCGAGAACGCTGTAAAGGGCGCATCCAGAGGCAGCTGGAGATCA CCGGCCGGACCACGACCAGTGAGGAGTTGGAAGACATGCTGGAGAGTGGGAACCCTGCCATCTTTGCCTCTGGG ATCATNATGGACTCCAGCATCTCGAAGCAGGCCCTCAGTGAGATTGAGACCAGACACAGTGAGATCATCAAGCTAGAGACCAGCATCCGGGAGCTGCATGACATGTTCATGGACATGGCCATGCTGGTGGAGAGCCAG GGGGAGATGATCGACAGGATCGAGTACAATGTGGAGCATGCCGTGGACTACGTGGAGAGGGCCGTGTCAGACACCAAGAAGGCCGTCAAGTACCAGAGCAAGGCGCGCAGG AAGAAGATCATGATCATCATTTGCTGTGTGATTCTGGGCATCATCGTCGCCTCCACCATCGGGGGCATNTTTGGATAG
- the Bud23 gene encoding probable 18S rRNA (guanine-N(7))-methyltransferase gives MIDIQTKMTERALELLCLPEGQPSYLLDIGCGSGLSGDYISEEGHYWVGIDISPAMLDAALDRDTEGDLLLGDMGQGVPFRPGSFDGCISISAVQWLCNANKKSDVPARRLYCFFSSLYSALVRGARAVLQLYPENSEQLELITTQATRAGFTGGVVVDFPNSAKAKKFYLCLFSGPSTSLPKGLTESQDADQASESTFTSERAPHKKARRDLVKKSXEWVLEKKERRRRQGKEVRPDTQYTGRKRKPRF, from the exons ATGATTGACATCCAGACCAAGATGACTGAGCGAGCGCTGGAGCTCCTCTGTTTACCAGAGGGTCAGCCCTCTTACCTGTTAGACATTGG CTGCGGTTCTGGACTGAGTGGAGATTATATCTCGGAAGAGGGACACTACTGGGTGGGCATTGACATCAGCCCTGCCATGTTGG ACGCCGCGTTGGACCGAGACACAGAGGGGGACCTGCTGCTAGGGGACATGGGCCAGGGTGTCCCTTTCAGACCGGGCTCTTTTGATGGCTGCATCAG CATCTCTGCCGTGCAGTGGCTCTGCAACGCCAACAAGAAGTCGGACGTCCCTGCCAGGCGCCTGTactgcttcttttcttccttgtacTCTGCCCTT GTCCGTGGGGCCCGAGCTGTCCTGCAGCTGTACCCTGAGAACTCGGAGCAG CTGGAGCTGATCACAACCCAGGCCACGAGGGCAGGCTTCACTGGTGGCGTGGTGGTAGACTTCCCCAACAGTGCCAAAGCAAAGAA GTTCTACCTCTGTCTGTTTTCTGGGCCTTCTACCTCCCTGCCAAAG GGGCTGACTGAAAGTCAGGATGCAGACCAGGCCTCCGAGTCCACGTTTACCAGTGAGCG GGCCCCACACAAGAAGGCACGGAGGGACCTGGTAAAGAAGAGCNGGGAATGGGTCCTAGAGAAGAAGGAGAGGCGCAGGCGCCAGGGCAA gGAGGTCAGACCTGACACCCAGTACACCGGCCGCAAGCGCAAGCCCCGCTTCTGA